The following are encoded in a window of Ogataea parapolymorpha DL-1 chromosome VII, whole genome shotgun sequence genomic DNA:
- a CDS encoding Guanine nucleotide-binding protein alpha-3 subunit: MGVCGSKEGESPPPNAPVSNGAVTTVEKQQATQSKNKPKQEVKMLLLGSGESGKSTVLKQIKILHQDGFSKRELYDFKPFVFKNIIECAQSLVRAIKQFNAESELKSLTPQQLDAIDAYETAMDDTTEQFNVEVASLIKKLIKEPVVNKLLEEKRNEFYILDSAQYFFDNIDRIFAENYLPSVEDVLRTRKQTSGIYDTKFQLEDIDIHLYDVGGQRSERKKWIHCFDNVTVIMFCVALSEYDQVLLESSSQNRLEESLNLFDSVVNSMWFRRTSIVLCLNKIDVFIEKLPRSPLENYFPDYVGGNDVNKAVKYILWRFRQLNRSNVNIMPYVTQATDTNNMKLAFAVVKETIIHNALMDSGILQA, translated from the coding sequence ATGGGTGTTTGCGGATCCAAGGAAGGAGAATCCCCTCCACCAAACGCTCCAGTATCCAATGGGGCAGTGACGACCGTTGAGAAACAACAAGCCACTCAAAGCAAAAATAAACCAAAGCAGGAAGTCAAAATGCTTTTGCTAGGGTCTGGAGAGTCCGGTAAAAGCACTGTTCTCAAACAAATCAAAATTCTTCACCAGGATGGGTTTTCCAAGCGTGAACTCTACGATTTTAAGCCTTTTGTATTCAAAAACATAATCGAATGTGCGCAATCCCTGGTCCGGGCCATTAAGCAGTTCAACGCCGAGTCCGAACTGAAATCGCTTACGCCTCAGCAGCTAGATGCCATTGATGCCTATGAAACTGCCATGGACGATACTACAGAGCAGTTTAATGTGGAAGTGGCCAGCCTtatcaagaagctgatcaaaGAACCGGTGgtgaacaagctgctggaagagaaaCGCAACGAATTCTACATTTTGGATTCCGCTCAGTATTTCTTTGACAACATCGACCGCATTTTTGCCGAAAACTACCTTCCAAGCGTGGAGGATGTGCTCAGGACTAGGAAACAGACCTCCGGAATTTACGACACCAAGTTCCAGCTTGAGGACATCGACATCCATCTCTACGACGTGGGTGGACAGAGGtcagaaagaaagaagtGGATCCACTGTTTTGACAACGTTACTGTGATCATGTTCTGTGTTGCGCTATCCGAGTACGATCAGGTCCTCCTGGAGTCGAGCAGCCAGAACAGATTGGAGGAGTCTCTGAATCTGTTTGACTCTGTGGTCAACTCAATGTGGTTCCGGCGCACATCTATCGTTCTGTGCCTGAACAAAATTGATGTCTTTATTGAGAAGTTGCCACGCTCGCCGCTCGAAAACTACTTCCCCGACTACGTTGGTGGAAACGATGTGAACAAAGCTGTCAAGTACATTCTCTGGCGATTCCGTCAGCTCAACCGTTCCAACGTTAACATCATGCCGTACGTTACGCAGGCAACTGACACCAACAACATGAAGCTGGCTTTTGCAGTGGTGAAGGAAACGATTATTCACAATGCCTTGATGGACAGTGGAATACTGCAGGCGTGA
- a CDS encoding Cyclin-dependent kinase 1, translating into MAELNDFEKLEKIGEGTYGVVYKALDTKHNNRVVALKKIRLESEDEGVPSTTIREISLLKELRDDNIVALYDIVHSNSNKIYLVFEFLDMDLKKYMESIPEGEGLGNDMVKKFMLQLVRGLYHCHAHRVLHRDLKPQNLLIDKEGNLKVADFGLARAFGVPLRAYTHEVVTLWYRSPEILLGGKQYSTGVDMWSIGCIFAEMSNRKPLFAGDSEIDQIFKIFRVLGTPTEEIWPDVTYLSDFKPSFPKWSKQNLADIVPNLDPHGVDLLEQLLTYDPAGRISAKRALMHPYFQEDYVQPSEYPQQSAMQVDTSTIYV; encoded by the exons ATGGCAGAACTAAACGAtttcgagaagctggagaagattgGAGAAG GAACCTATGGAGTGGTGTACAAGGCATTAGATACCAAACACAACAACCGCGTAGTGGCACTGAAGAAGATCCGGCTAgagtctgaggacgaggGAGTGCCATCTACCACCATTCGTGAAATTTCGCTTTTGAAGGAGCTTCGTGATGACAACATTGTTGCTCTGTATGACATTGTGCactccaactccaacaagaTTTATCTTGTTTTCGAGTTCCTTGATATGGACCTCAAGAAATACATGGAATCCATTCCTGAAGGTGAAGGACTGGGAAACGACAtggtcaagaagttcaTGCTTCAACTCGTTCGCGGGCTTTACCACTGCCACGCGCACAGAGTCTTGCATCGGGACTTGAAACCCCAAAATCTGCTGATCGACAAAGAAGGTAATTTGAAGGTCGCCGACTTTGGCCTTGCCAGAGCTTTCGGGGTTCCACTGCGTGCATACACTCACGAGGTTGTCACACTGTGGTACAGAAGCCCTGAGATCCTtcttggtggaaaacaaTACTCTACAGGAGTCGACATGTGGTCTATTGGTTGTATCTTTGCCGAGATGTCCAACAGGAAGCCGCTTTTCGCGGGTGATTCTGAAATCGATCAGATATTTAAGATTTTCCGTGTTCTGGGAACACCAACTGAGGAGATCTGGCCAGATGTCACCTATCTCAGCGACTTCAAGCCTAGCTTCCCTAAATGGTCGAAACAGAACTTGGCCGACATCGTTCCTAATCTGGACCCTCATGGTGTTGATCTTTTGGAACAGCTCTTGACATACGATCCTGCTGGAAGAATCAGCGCCAAGAGAGCCCTGATGCACCCATACTTCCAGGAAGACTATGTTCAACCATCCGAATACCCGCAACAATCTGCCATGCAGGTTGACACATCTACCATCTACGTTTGA
- a CDS encoding Carbamoyl-phosphate synthase arginine-specific large chain, with protein MSLRILARHWRMPKLAPLKTSLARTYASQVEKASTYAGAGILSGFTGENAHHLVDVSRVLVIGSGGLSIGQAGEFDYSGSQAIKALKEANKQSILINPNIATNQTSHALADEIYYLPVTPEYITYIIERERPDGVLLTFGGQTGLNVGVQLEKMGIFKKYGVKVLGTPIKTLETSEDRDLFAQALNEINIPIAESIAVETVDDALAAADKIGYPIIVRSAYALGGLGSGFASNETELRNLASQSLSLAPQILVEKSLKGWKEVEYEVVRDRVGNCITVCNMENFDPLGIHTGDSIVVAPSQTLSDEEYHMLRSAAIKIIRHLGVVGECNVQYALQPDGLDYRVIEVNARLSRSSALASKATGYPLAYTAAKIALGYTLPELPNPVTKTTSANFEPSLDYMVTKIPRWDLSKFQHVKRDIGSSMKSVGEVMAIGRNFEESFQKAIRQVDPSFIGFQGAKFDDLDHALSHPTDRRWLAVGQALLHENYTVDRVHELSKIDKWFLYKLNNIVEMQKELEAIGSLFGVTQDVMSRAKKLGFSDKQIALAVGSTELEVRARRKSFGITPFVKKIDTLAAEFPADTNYLYTTYNATSHDVKFDEFGTMVLGSGVYRIGSSVEFDWCAVSAARALREAGKKTVMVNYNPETVSTDFDEVDRLYFEELSFERVMDIYELENAKGLVVSVGGQLPQNIALKLQQQGAKVLGTNPEDIDKAEDRHKFSSILDSINVDQPAWKELTSVEEAENFANEVGYPVLVRPSYVLSGAAMSVIRSESELEQKLTNAADVSAEHPVVISKFIEGAQEIDIDAVASHGKVLVHAVSEHVENAGIHSGDATLVLPPQGLDQETMDRLKEIADKVAAAWNITGPFNMQIIKAENPTTGKPDLKVIECNIRASRSFPFVSKVLGVNFIDVAVKALLDSNVPAPVDLMKKSYNYVATKVPQFSFTRLAGADPFLGVEMASTGEVACFGDNVVDAYWTSILSTMNFHVPKPPAGILFGGDLSNDNLGNVAKRLSPLGYKFYVASPSVANYLSKYVDSPVEVIEFPKENKRELREVFQKYDIKCVFNLAKERAESLLDEDYVMRRNAIDFAIPLFNEPQTSLLFSQCLAEKLPALLANQAKSEVVIPSEVKRWSEFIGGKPV; from the coding sequence ATGTCCCTCAGAATTCTTGCCAGACATTGGCGTATGCCAAAGCTGGCCCCTCTGAAGACCAGCTTGGCTAGAACCTATGCCTCACAGGTTGAGAAAGCATCGACGTATGCGGGCGCTGGCATTCTATCTGGTTTCactggagaaaatgcacATCATTTAGTGGATGTTTCCCGCGTTTTAGTGATTGGCTCTGGAGGATTGTCTATTGGACAAGCGGGAGAGTTTGACTATTCCGGTTCCCAAGCCATTAAAGCTCTGAAGGAGGCCAACAAGCAATCCATCTTGATTAACCCTAATATTGCTACCAACCAGACTTCGCATGCCCTTGCCGACGAGATCTACTATCTCCCAGTGACTCCTGAGTACATTACGTATATCATTGAAAGGGAAAGGCCGGACGGAGTGCTGCTCACTTTCGGAGGCCAGACTGGTCTGAACGTTGGTGTTCagttggaaaaaatgggtattttcaaaaaatacgGTGTCAAGGTTCTTGGGACTCCAATCAAAACTTTGGAGACCTCTGAGGACAGAGACTTGTTTGCTCAGGCGCTGAATGAGATCAATATCCCAATTGCCGAGTCCATTGCTGTTGAAACTGTTGACGATGCTCTTGCTGCTGCGGACAAAATTGGGTATCCTATTATTGTCAGATCTGCCTACGCTCTGGGAGGTCTTGGATCTGGTTTTGCTTCCAATGAGACCGAACTGAGAAATCTTGCTTCGCAATCGCTTTCGCTGGCTCCTCAGattcttgttgagaagtcTTTGAAAGGGTGGAAAGAGGTCGAGTACGAGGTGGTCAGAGACAGAGTTGGAAACTGCATCACTGTCTGTAATATGGAGAATTTCGACCCATTGGGAATCCACACTGGAGACTCGATTGTGGTTGCTCCTTCTCAGACGCTTTCTGACGAGGAATACCACATGCTCAGATCTGCTGCCATCAAGATTATCCGTCACCTTGGCGTTGTTGGAGAATGTAATGTGCAATATGCTTTGCAACCAGATGGGCTGGATTACAGAGTCATTGAGGTGAATGCTCGTTTGTCCAGATCGTCAGCCTTGGCTTCCAAGGCTACCGGATATCCTTTGGCATACACTGCTGCCAAGATTGCTCTTGGCTACACTCTGCCAGAACTGCCTAACCCTGTCACCAAGACCACCAGTGCCAACTTCGAGCCTTCTCTCGACTACATGGTTACCAAGATCCCAAGATGGGATCTGTCGAAGTTCCAGCACGTCAAGAGAGACATTGGTTCCTCGATGAAGTCTGTTGGAGAGGTGATGGCCATTGGACGCAATTTCGAGGAGTCATTCCAGAAGGCCATCAGACAGGTGGACCCTTCGTTCATTGGATTCCAGGGAgccaagtttgacgacctTGACCACGCTCTGTCGCACCCTACCGACAGAAGATGGCTTGCTGTTGGCCAAGCCCTGTTGCACGAGAACTACACCGTTGACAGAGTGCACGAGCTATCGAAAATTGACAAATGGTTCCTAtacaagctcaacaacatTGTCGAGATGCAAAAGGAATTGGAGGCTATTGGCTCGCTGTTCGGTGTGACCCAGGACGTGATGAGCCGCGCCAAGAAGCTCGGATTTTCGGACAAGCAGATTGCTCTTGCTGTTGGCTCGACAGAGCTGGAAGTGCGTGCTAGAAGAAAGTCATTTGGCATCACTCCGTTCGTGAAGAAGATCGATACGCTCGCCGCTGAGTTCCCTGCCGACACGAACTACCTTTACACTACCTACAATGCCACGTCGCACGACGTCAAATTTGACGAGTTCGGAACCATGGTCTTGGGATCGGGTGTCTACCGTATTGGTTCGTCTGTTGAATTCGATTGGTGTGCTGTTTCCGCCGCCCGTGCTCTGAGAGAGGCTGGCAAGAAGACCGTCATGGTCAACTACAACCCAGAGACCGTGTCGACCGACTTCGATGAGGTCGACAGACTGTACTTCGAAGAGCTTTCCTTTGAGAGAGTCATGGACATTtacgagctggagaacgCTAAGGGTCTGGTTGTTTCCGTTGGAGGCCAGCTTCCGCAGAACATTGCACTCAAGCTACAACAACAGGGCGCCAAGGTTCTCGGAACCAACCCTGAGGACATCGACAAGGCCGAAGACAGACACAAGTTCAGCAGCATTCTGGACTCCATCAACGTCGACCAGCCAGCCTGGAAAGAGCTCACGTCCGTtgaggaggccgagaacTTCGCCAATGAGGTCGGCTACCCGGTTCTTGTGAGACCTTCGTACGTTCTTTCTGGTGCTGCCATGTCGGTTATTCGCTCGGAATCTGAGCTCGAACAGAAACTCACGAACGCTGCAGACGTTTCTGCGGAACATCCTGTCGTGATTTCAAAATTCATCGAAGGTGCGCAGGAAATTGACATCGACGCTGTGGCCTCCCATGGAAAAGTCCTGGTGCACGCTGTCTCAGAGCACGTCGAGAACGCCGGAATCCATTCCGGTGACGCTACCCTGGTGCTGCCTCCACAAGGTCTCGACCAGGAGACCATGGATAGACTGAAGGAGATTGCCGACAaggttgctgctgcatgGAATATCACTGGGCCATTCAACATGCAAATTATCAAGGCCGAGAACCCAACCACTGGAAAGCCAGACCTCAAAGTCATCGAGTGTAACATCCGTGCCTCGAGATCGTTCCCATTCGTTTCGAAGGTGCTGGGCGTCAACTTCATCGATGTCGCCGTCAAGGCATTGCTGGATAGCAATGTTCCTGCTCCAGTCGACCTGATGAAAAAATCCTACAACTACGTTGCTACCAAGGTGCCGCAATTTTCTTTCACCAGATTGGCTGGTGCAGACCCCTTCTTGGGTGTCGAAATGGCATCTACCGGAGAAGTCGCCTGTTTCGGAGACAACGTGGTTGACGCATACTGGACCTCGATCCTCTCGACCATGAATTTCCACGTGCCTAAACCACCTGCTGGTattctttttggaggagacTTGTCGAACGACAACCTCGGCAATGTGGCCAAGAGACTGAGTCCGCTCGGATACAAGTTCTACGTTGCCTCTCCTTCCGTTGCCAACTACCTTAGCAAATATGTCGATAGTCCCGTTGAGGTGATTGAATTCCCTAAGGAAAATAAGAGAGAACTGAGGGAGGTGTTCCAGAAGTACGACATCAAGTGCGTCTTCAACCTTGCCAAGGAGCGGGCCGAGAGTCTGCTGGATGAGGACTACGTCATGCGGAGAAACGCCATCGACTTTGCCATCCCACTCTTCAACGAGCCACAGACTTCGCTGCTGTTCTCTCAGTGTCTCGCTGAAAAACTGCCAGCTCTGTTGGCCAACCAGGCGAAGTCCGAGGTGGTGATTCCTTCAGAGGTGAAGAGATGGAGTGAGTTCATTGGTGGCAAGCCTGTCTAA
- a CDS encoding Protein involved in bud site selection during bipolar budding, with protein MALSNANPQRLSGPNTSSNFVRADDLEQKVVSKLEVDTLQSEKQSVNRWPTLFEILNRRTQSPVDLWSFYVYMRDEQRNIDYLDFWIDTVQHMGLCKAYVKGLKQSLAVNERIRNADQTFNSAPGQSTPLRQQTPQSNRQSNTSSRDSKSSSLLLDLLMRNNLLEESDSRRMSAFLRGESSVRSSDPLVNAKIDELKRKSQTPSDDNSKDTSRESNSAKRVSTINPQMIETMIQQDLLPREKPFKDSHFATREKLNQSAQNIVRTYFLDSSPKKIVIPPEMVERVIQAVQRDGRDDPEVFDESREFVFKAMEHEAYPNFLRYHALSNVTSKSAAYRMLGSFFSGLGAFWTGYTLIFLDYQPKQVRWVVVVPFFFAFYLLLSSYYRVDPLLYFAGYSESHASKNGLVRIKEPFVKNLLKRRSIFVLLLILLMTAVLSIIFALVPGRRL; from the coding sequence ATGGCTTTGTCCAATGCGAACCCGCAAAGGCTGTCAGGGCCCAACACTTCGTCTAATTTTGTTAGGGCCGATgatctggagcagaaggTGGTCTCGAAGCTGGAGGTGGACACCTTACAATCGGAAAAGCAGTCTGTGAACAGATGGCCAAcgctctttgaaattctCAACCGCAGAACTCAGTCTCCCGTTGATCTGTGGTCGTTCTATGTCTACATGAGAGATGAGCAGAGAAATATAGACTATTTGGACTTTTGGATCGACACAGTGCAGCATATGGGTCTTTGTAAGGCCTATGTCAAGGGGCTCAAACAGTCACTGGCTGTTAACGAGAGAATACGAAATGCCGACCAGACTTTTAACTCTGCCCCCGGACAGAGCACTCCTTTAAGGCAGCAGACTCCTCAGTCTAATAGACAGTCTAATACCAGCAGCAGAGACTCAAAGTCCTCATCGCTACTGTTGGACCTGCTCATGCGCAACAATCTCCTTGAGGAGTCCGATTCCCGCAGAATGTCCGCTTTCCTGCGGGGAGAAAGTAGTGTGCGATCGAGCGATCCGTTGGTGAACGCGAAAATCGATGAGCTGAAACGAAAATCACAGACTCCGAGCGATGACAACTCAAAGGATACCTCAAGAGAATCAAATTCTGCCAAGAGAGTGTCTACAATCAATCCTCAAATGATTGAGACCATGATACAGCAGGATCTGCTTCCTCGTGAGAAGCCATTCAAGGACAGTCATTTTGCCACACGCGAGAAACTTAATCAATCTGCACAGAATATAGTGCGTACCTACTTCCTTGATAGCTCGCCCAAGAAAATAGTGATACCTCCAGAAATGGTGGAAAGAGTGATCCAGGCCGTTCAAAGAGACGGACGCGATGATCCAGAGGTCTTTGACGAGTCGCGAGAGTTTGTTTTCAAAGCTATGGAACACGAGGCATACCCTAATTTCCTCCGATATCATGCATTGTCAAACGTTACGTCAAAATCAGCAGCCTATAGAATGCTGGGCTcgtttttttctggattgGGGGCTTTCTGGACCGGATATACTCTTATTTTCCTTGACTACCAACCAAAGCAAGTGCGCTGGGTCGTCGTCGTGccgtttttttttgcattctACTTGTTGCTAAGCAGCTACTACCGGGTAGACCCCTTGCTATATTTTGCGGGCTACAGCGAGAGCCACGCATCGAAAAATGGACTTGTGCGCATCAAGGAGCCGTTCGTGAAGAATTTGCTGAAGCGACGCTCCATTTTTGTGCTGTTGCTCATATTGCTGATGACAGCTGTTCTGAGCATCATATTCGCCCTGGTGCCAGGCAGAAGGCTTTGA